A stretch of the Euleptes europaea isolate rEulEur1 chromosome 14, rEulEur1.hap1, whole genome shotgun sequence genome encodes the following:
- the GINS4 gene encoding DNA replication complex GINS protein SLD5, which translates to MAEEPEPEGSDAGSEEVLLTPAQLIRSLEQAWMNEKFAPELLESKSEIVECVVEQLEHMEENLKRAKGGDLKVGIHRMEVERIRYILSSYLRCRLRKIEKYFPHVLEKEKTRAEGDPSILSPEEFAFAKEYMANTEAHFRNVALKHMPPNLQKVDLLKAVSKPNLDSFVFLRVKERQENILVEPETDEQREYVIDLDEDSQHLIRYKTIAPLVASGAVQLI; encoded by the exons ATGGCGGAGGAGCCCGAGCCGGAGGGCTCGGACGCCGGCAGCGAGGAGGTCTTACTGACCCCGGCCCAGCTCATCCGCAGCCTGGAACAG GCCTGGATGAATGAGAAGTTTGCCCCGGAGTTGCTGGAGAGCAAGTCAGAAATCGTTGAGTGTGTTGTGGAGCAGCTGGAACACATG GAGGAGAACCTGAAACGTGCCAAGGGAGGCGATCTGAAAGTTGGCATTCACCGCATGGAGGTCGAGAGGATCCGCTACATCCTCAGCAGCTATTTGCGCTGCCGGCTCCGGAAG ATTGAGAAGTATTTCCCCCACGTCTTGGAGAAGGAGAAGACTCGGGCTGAGGGGGACCCGTCCATCCTGTCCCCAGAAGAGTTTGCCTTTGCTAAAGA GTACATGGCGAACACAGAGGCCCATTTCCGGAATGTGGCTCTGAAACACATGCCTCCCAACCTTCAGAAGGTGGACCTCCTGAAGGCAG TTTCCAAACCAAACCTGGACTCTTTTGTGTTCCTGCGGGTGAAGGAGAGGCAGGAGAACATCTTGGTGGAGCCAGagacagatgaacagag AGAATATGTGATTGACCTGGATGAAGACTCTCAGCACCTGATCCGGTACAAAACGATTGCTCCTTTAGTGGCTTCGGGGGCAGTTCAGCTCATTTAA
- the LOC130486779 gene encoding protein phosphatase 1 regulatory subunit 3C-B-like — translation MSCGDLFQVFSTRAIVPRATQGDRAARLCLSHPPPIRKLLDSYEELRGGLGHQPLRSCLCVEPERQEGAKGCRGKKKKKVIFADMKGFSLTAVRIFSKIEEDLCDLHHALSNLTSFRNKFRGARLETRKYMLDFSQPSADYSAFRSRLQSGFVSLESCLIQEKSLSGTIKVRNISYEKEVYVRITFDSWKTFQDICCRYMHNTYGYTDTDAFSFEVALPKTPVPCGSVEFCIYFQCGPIVYWDNNQGKNYRVRQVVASSPPGAFSRLAKSTIGAGEPLGTSRAAALVLSRLQTWRRSENRDPYW, via the exons ATGAGTTGCGGCGA TCTTTTCCAGGTGTTCAGTACACGGGCCATTGTGCCCCGAGCCACACAAGGAGACCGGGCCGCGCGGCTTTGCTTGAGCCACCCTCCTCCCATCCGTAAGCTGCTGGACTCCTACGAGGAGCTGCGAGGTGGCCTGGGGCACCAGCCCTTGAGGTCTTGCTTGTGTGTGGAACCCGAGAGGCAGGAGGGTGCCAAGGGCTGccgtggcaagaagaagaagaaggtgatcTTTGCCGACATGAAGGGCTTCTCTCTGACAGCTGTCCGGATCTTCTCCAAGATCGAGGAAGACCTGTGTGATTTGCACCACGCCCTGTCTAATCTGACCAGCTTCCGGAACAAGTTTCGGGGGGCCCGGCTTGAGACTAGAAAGTACATGCTAGACTTCTCCCAACCCTCTGCTGACTATTCCGCTTTTCGCAGCCGCCTACAGAGCGGCTTTGTTTCACTGGAGAGCTGCCTGATCCAAGAGAAGTCCCTTTCCgggaccatcaaagtcagaaaCATTAGTTACGAGAAGGAAGTGTACGTCCGGATCACCTTTGACTCCTGGAAGACTTTCCAGGACATCTGTTGTCGGTATATGCACAACACCTATGGATATACAGACACGGATGCATTTTCCTTCGAGGTGGCTCTGCCCAAAACTCCAGTTCCTTGCGGGTCTGTTGAGTTCTGTATCTACTTCCAGTGTGGGCCAATAGTCTATTGGGACAACAACCAAGGGAAGAACTACAGAGTGCGCCAGGTGGTCGCTTCTTCCCCTCCTGGTGCCTTTTCACGGCTGGCCAAGAGCACCATTGGGGCTGGGGAGCCCCTGGGGACCTCTCGGGCCGCAGCTTTGGTCCTTTCACGCTTGCAGACCTGGCGGCGATCAGAGAACCGTGACCCTTATTGGTAG